TATTATATATTCAAACATATGTCAGACCAAATATCAGTCtttcaattaaaatattaaagttatctaaatataaaataaaattactccaaataatatctttttcgaaaccATTACTGCATTAGGATAAAAATAACTTTAGGGATGTAAAGTGGAGGCTCCAACTTCAATTAGGACTTGCCATGTCGACACTGCCATTGCCATCACTGCACTGCATGAGACAACCACTACAAAACTCTGTAAGACCTGCTACAGATGATTACAATCACCACACCAATGTTCTTCGTTTGACAATGGACAGGACCACGCAATCCTTAGGACTCATCTCAATCACTCAGGCTACCATGGTACATGGAAAGGACAAAGGAAGAAGACCCACCCAGCTTGCAGCCAACCTTGAGGCTGCTTCACTTGAAGACACATACATATCACTCATCCAGTAATCTACACTTTAAAGGGCAAATCACCTCTTATTCTTCACATCAAATGGTAAAACCCCACGAAGATTTCAACTCACACACAATCTTCTCTCTATATCCACACACACTGCTGCATGCATACATTAGGCAGCGCCTACCAAAGCCAgtaaagatctctctctctctcttgtttatgTAGTTTTCGTTCTTGAATGACCAGAATTTGCTGCCTTTGTGTTAGACTCTTGGTTTGTTGTTTCTTCATCTGATTGCTTAGATGGTTTCTTTGCGAATTCCTTCCCGTCAATGCTTGCATGTTTAACTGAACTAGGTAGTTTTGCACCCTTACCAACTCTGTTAACTACCTTCGTGAGAGTGGAAGGTCTGGTCTCCCATGGCTGAGCTGCAATCCATTTGTCCACCCAACTCCACTCCCAATTACCTTTAGCGAGCTCAAAGACAAATGGCCCTTGGTTCATCCCGGAGTTTGCCCTCCACTACATGTGCAAAACAATTGCATTAGTCTTAAGTTTCTACTCACAGCTTTCTTTGGCAAGTTCTTCCAATGACAGACCTGATGAGAGAACGCATATGCCATGGCTCGTTCTCTCTTGACTGCAGCTTCTTCTCTTTGCTGTATCCTGGCAATTATTTCCTCCTTTGTCTCGCTGCCTCCGTTCCAGTCTACCTGGTAGGAACTCGAGGTAAGGTTCATGCTTCTGAGTATAAGTGAATACTATGCTTGTTGCTAATTTGCCACAATGTAAATGAATCCCTGACGTGGTCATACTTTTGTCCGATGTAATGCATAGCTCCAAAGTTTCTTGTTGCTTCAATCATGCTCAGTTTACACAAGGCTAAGATATAACATTAAGATGATTGGAATTCGACTGTTTAGCCATTATCAATTATGCATCTCTTAAAGAAAAAAACACGTTTGGACATGCATCTCTCTTACCTCCAAATCATGAAGCTTAGCCTCGAGTTTTAACTGATTGTCATGTTTCTTCTGCCTAATGCGACCTTCTGCTACCATATTAGCACGTCGAGCTCTGATTTCTGCCTGTATTTTGCTCCAGGCATGAACATGGATCAAAGTGTTTGTTGTCTGCTTCTTTACAGAATTATGATAAGTGAATGCTTGCAATTTTTGAGTTCTTCTCAAGCTACCGAGAGTTTTCCTTGCCTACAAAATGAAGTACCACTATTTAGCCACATCAACAGCATTCAAGCAGATGCGTAGAAAAGCTAATCTAGCAGGAGCTGTAACAGAGAGATCATTGATTATAATTTCCATTGCAACTCCATGAAAGAATCACTTGTTTTAGAAAAGGAGATTAAACATGATTATAAGCATCACAAATAATTTTCATCAGCAAGTTGTTTTGGTTAGATCCTGGAGTGAATGAAAGATTATTACAAAGAAAACAAATGATGCTATCCAAATAATGTTTAACAACAGATCAACAGGGTTGCTTTTGAAGACTTGGTAGGATGAATATAAACTGCAAGCCAAGGTATAATGCTTCGGTCAGACTGATATGTATCATCCAGTTACCAGTCCAACTGTGACCAGCACATAGAAGAATTAATTTCTCCAAATCCATGTTTCATACCAGAAATGACACCCAATATTGTAAGCCGACTTATCTATGCGCTGGtatcctcccatcttgtttcctTCTTGTTTAGTCAATTCCccctttcctcttctttcttatcTCTCCTTTGTGGCAAAGTAACCTTATCATATGAAAAGCCTGGTATTGCAGTAGATTTGACGATTGAACAGTCTGCTTGAGAAGGTAATCTTATCAGACAATGTGCTTGGTGTCTCACCAGACCAGGCATACTAGTCCACACCAGCTGGTACAACCGGTAATTCTGTTACTGATTTCATTTCTTAGTACTAAAACGAATTTAACATAATAAACAAGAAAGTATCGATCTAATGTGATAGCATGCCCATCGCTATGAGCACCATGATAATTGGTAGTGTACACATTTGTAACCACACTGGTTGTGATGGAggaatgatttcattgataatctaCTGAAATAACTAAATGTGCAAAGGTACCCTGAAAAAAACAAATTGACTTTCAAGACTCAGTTTAAGATGTTCAGCGAGACAAGTGTGAAATTTGTTTTTCCAGGAAGCGTGAAATGGACAATTGCATAAGTGTAAACAATCATACCTTGAAGCCTCGAAAAGCAGTTTGAATTCGAATAGCAGCTATAATCTCAATAGTCATGCCACAATCTTGAGAATTTCCATTTAAAGcaccatttaataatttattaggaTCATTATGAGATCGACTCTTCAACTTAAGTGGTTGGTCAGCAGAATCCTGTTAATACCATTGAGCTCATGAATGATGAAAAAAGACAATGTGGAGAAGGAATGAATACCTGATTTAGATGTTCCTATTGCAGATAAATATGAAGCAGTTCAGGCATCAGAAGTTAACAGATATTGAATGACGGAAATTATATCTATAATGCATGCAAAATAAATAACAGTAAAATAATTTGGATTTACCGAATGGTAAAGAAATTAGTGAACTTGGCTACAGAAAAGTTATTACTATAAAGTCGAAGCAATAGCTAGTTAACAACTTTAGCTTTACTGCTTCCTGTTGATTCAATGCTCAATTTACTCATTCTTCATTATCAATTCAATTGCTACAAAGATCTTATAACCTTATCTACAAAAGTGAAGATGGTGATGCTGTTTCAGTTGCTAACTTAGAACACCTTCTAGTAATCTATCTGCAGCAATTAAAAGGCTTCGATGAGATCCATTTTCTTGGAACTGGTACATGTACTATTAAACCCCTGGTTGTTTCAGGGATTAGCCATAAATCTACATTGATACAACAGCGAAATTGAGATATATATTTCAAGGAGAAGAATCAGTAGGTTAGAGTTTCATGTTTCAAGTTCATTGGTGCTATTGACATTTCAAGAACTCCCATTGTATATCAAGGCAAAGAAAAATACAATGGTCATATGTTGATATTATGTATGAAATGCTCATTAAGATCCATATGTTCACCCAAAATATGCCCTACAACCTGATAATTTAATGCCCACAGTATGCGTTTTAGGCTCATTCTTTTTCTGCATAGACAAAAGGTCATTTCACCGGGCCCGCAGATGAGACGAGACTTATGGAACAAGAGTAAAAGAGAAGATAGCCAATCACCTGCTTTGGCCtttctttgttcttcttcttccgacTAATTATCGTCCTTAACCAATCTCCAGTACCCATCCTCTTGAAGGCAGCTAAACTTTGTCTAACGCGTCGAATGCAAAACCTgcgagaaattttttttaatgttaataTGATCTCcctgaaaaaataatataaacctCATCATGTGAAAAGATTAGAAGACCATCTCGAGTGAGATAAAATAAAGGCAGAGCAAATTGGTAAAACATGCAGAATTCAATGTGCCAGGCATTTGGAAAAGTAAATCAAGGCATGAAAATATgaagaaatatgatttttgtaTAATAGATTACAACAAGGCATGTCAATAAAAGTTGTGCATGATTTGATAACTACTTACCACTATGGCTAAAAGGGAAGCATGCAAAAGATGCATAAGTAAAACTGTAATTCATTAGGGTATGTCTATGAACCAAATTTTCAGATGTAAGAAAAGAATAATGTCACTTCATTATGAGAAAAGCATAATTGGTAAGTAATCAAGTGCTTGCAAGATGAAAAGCATTAGACCACAGGGACGAGATTTCCAGGGACACAAATAAAATAACCTTAATTGTTCATATACCAAACCATTTTGTTTTTCCTTTGCAGGAATATTGAATTTCATGCAGATTAATTGTCCACAATTTCTCAAACTATATGAGCTGATTATATTAGAAATACTCCCAAATATCCTAACAAGTGCACCTAACATCGAAGTTGTCCCAAGCAACCTTCCTTTCCCTTTCGTAGTTAAAAGAATGTAAGATTTATTTCAGTACAAAGTTTTTTTATAACAGCTTATCTCACTAGTTCTTTTTTCACTGTGTCAAACatgtaaatcaaaatatgattccAGAAAAGATAGCTTAGAAAAAAGAGCAAAACCAAAACTCTCTAAAGTAGCTCTCCACAGTAAACCCTCTCAAAGACTAAAAAAAGCATCTCAGAAGAATTCACTACTCAATTTATGATTCAAAACCAGACAAAGCTGCAGCAGAACTTCGACAGATGAACCAATACATTCCAGTTTCTTCATGTGATTTCGGATAAGTATTATAAAACTCCAAATTAATTTCTAACAAAATACTTTATGAGCATCAGTCGAATAAAAATTCATTACAGATTGGAAGCAACAAGATCACAAGAGGCCTCAGCTGCGGAAAATTCCATGTCCAAATATACAGATGACGattgaattaaaatataaaaaaaatggttTACTGATCAATTTATGAAACCAGATTTTGTATAAATCTTCAACAAACCAACATTAATACGACAAAAGAAATATGGCATCCGATAAACACAAGGACAGCTTCGATAAACACAAGGACAAGCTGTAGCAAAGTAAATTGCAATAGACAAATTATGAAGATTGCCTGGATAATTCAAGGAACAGATTGCACATAAGAACAATATTGACCAATTTAGATAACCACCTTAATATTCGCCAAAATCACCGATAAAGCAACCTTCTTCGGACTCGTCAGATCAAGTCCCTGAACAAAAGATGAACTCAATCGTCAAGGTGATCCCAACAACTCCGATCAGAACTGCTCTGTGAAGAAATAGAAAGATCAAAGAGAAGGAACAGCGGCAGTACCTGAGGAGCAGCAATGGAGAGGGGAAAGAAGGAAAGATCAGAGATGACAGGGAGCTTTCACAAGAGGAGGAGTCACTGTGGCAGCAGACAGAAGTCACCGAGAAGAAGCAATGCTGATAAGCCGTAGCAAGCAAAGGAGGGcaggtgggtgggtgggtggggtAGAGGCAGAAAGCCACCGCCATGGCCCAGACCTGCATCAGATCACCTCCGTCTCGAAGATTTGTATTGGTCTTGCAGTGCCCCATTCTCTTACCTCTCTCACTGGCTCAGGAGGATCCAACGATAACATCATTTACTTCAGCCGCCGACATCAGCcacaattaattattattattattattattattattattattattattattattattattattattattattattattattattattattattattattattatataaactataagttagTCATTTATATTGTGAtgatttctttaaaaaatattcatattttagatatttcttaATCGAcactatcattttatttttttaaatagtactcctaatttaaaatacttaaattatttttaaatttttttacttattataatgCTTTGATCAttacaataaaaaatttataagaccttctcgaaaatactataaatgatctAAATGAAGTCATAGAGAATATTTCatgcaataaatttttttaaaatattttctattcaACATATGCTAACATGGtgattaataattaaatattttttatttcaaactTATGGTTG
This Musa acuminata AAA Group cultivar baxijiao chromosome BXJ1-2, Cavendish_Baxijiao_AAA, whole genome shotgun sequence DNA region includes the following protein-coding sequences:
- the LOC135609869 gene encoding protein IQ-DOMAIN 9-like isoform X2 — translated: MGTGDWLRTIISRKKKNKERPKQARKTLGSLRRTQKLQAFTYHNSVKKQTTNTLIHVHAWSKIQAEIRARRANMVAEGRIRQKKHDNQLKLEAKLHDLEVDWNGGSETKEEIIARIQQREEAAVKRERAMAYAFSHQWRANSGMNQGPFVFELAKGNWEWSWVDKWIAAQPWETRPSTLTKVVNRVGKGAKLPSSVKHASIDGKEFAKKPSKQSDEETTNQESNTKAANSGHSRTKTT
- the LOC135609869 gene encoding protein IQ-DOMAIN 10-like isoform X1, translating into MGTGDWLRTIISRKKKNKERPKQDSADQPLKLKSRSHNDPNKLLNGALNGNSQDCGMTIEIIAAIRIQTAFRGFKARKTLGSLRRTQKLQAFTYHNSVKKQTTNTLIHVHAWSKIQAEIRARRANMVAEGRIRQKKHDNQLKLEAKLHDLEVDWNGGSETKEEIIARIQQREEAAVKRERAMAYAFSHQWRANSGMNQGPFVFELAKGNWEWSWVDKWIAAQPWETRPSTLTKVVNRVGKGAKLPSSVKHASIDGKEFAKKPSKQSDEETTNQESNTKAANSGHSRTKTT